The Saprospiraceae bacterium genomic interval GTATACTCGGGATTCATGGTATCTCCGGATTCCTGAAAACGATTCAATTGCTGCTCCCAACCCGATTCTGCCTTCTCATAAGAACCTATTAAAAAATAAAAAGCAGAAAGATTGTTGAGGCAATTTATATAATACGGGTGATCGAAATTCTTCAGACTATCTTCGAAAATCGTTTTAGCCTCAAGCCATAGTGGCTCTGACAAATCATTCTTTCCCATATCAGAATACAATCCTCCGAGATTGATAAGTGCCCCACAATATTCCGGATTATTTTTCCCAAGTAAAATTTCGCGAAGAGCCAATGTTTTTAAATAAAGTCCTTCTGCCTTCTCATACTTTCCTCCAAAAAAATAAGTTATAGCCAGGTTATTGAGCGTACTGGTATAACTCATACTTAAGGTATCTCCATTCTTTTCATGAAGGGCCTTTTTCTCAAGATGAAGTATTTCTGCTTTATCCAGATTTCCTGCGGTGGTATGGACATAAGCAAGATTATTAAGTATAGTCATACATTGTTGATGTTCTTTTCCTTTCGAGGTCGTACACAAATCAAGCGCCTCGAGAAAGGTATGTTCCGCATTTTCATAATCATGGGTTTTAAAATAAATATTTCCTAAATGTTGCAAACTATAAATAAGCCTGTTTGATCTAGGGCCAAATTTTTCGAGTATAAGTTGATGCGCCTCTTTTTGTTTGGCGAATGCTCTGTTGCGATCGTCATTTTTTAAATAAAATTTTGAGGAGTCGATAAGGGATGTTACCCGACTTTCAATCTGAATTGAATCCAAATTTTGTGAAAACAAGCAGCATTCAAACAAAAAACAAGCAACGAATAGAATATTCCGCATGATAAATACTTATGGTCGTATGGAAATTGACAACTATTTTTCTGGCCAACCAGGGTTGAGGTCAAAATTAAAAAATAATTTAAAGCGCTCATATAACTTTTCATAAATGAATAGATCATACACAACGGATTCATCATTCTTTTATCACAAATCCTACGCGAATTATGCCCCATAAATACTGGTCGAGAATTTAAGCACAAAGAAAGGCAAACAAAGCTGCTTTCGATTTGAGCAAGGAGAAAGCCACACAAAATGGCTTTCGACACAGCGAACCGAGAATCCAGCATGAGAGTGGGTGTGGGTGTGAGCAAGGAGAAAGCCACACGAAGTGGCTTTCGACGCAAGGAACCGACCCCATCAGTACTGATGGGGCAAGCGAGCTCCGCCGAGCTTGATTTTGAGGCTTACGTAAAGTCTATTCGATAATAACAAACCCCACCCGAATTCAGCCCCATCAGTACTGATGGGGCAAGCGAGCTCCGCCGAACTTGATTTTGAGGCTTACTTGAAGTCTATTCGATCAAAACAATTCCAGCCCGAATCCGGCATGTGTGTGGGTGTGAGTGTGTGATTATTCAATTAATACAAATCCAGCCCATTGGTATGGGTCAAAACCCATGTCGCGTAATTCTTTCTGTGCGGCACGAAATGCTTCCGGAATGGTCATCTTATGTTCTAACCATTTCTTATAAAAAGTGGTCATCAATAATGATGTTTGCTTGTCGGGCACCTGCCACAAACTCATGATGATGTATTTGGCTCCGGCGATTTTAAAAGCACGCTGCAAACCATACACGCCTTCGTTGCCCTGGATGTCTCCAAGACCTGTTTCGCATGCCGATAATACAACGAGCTCCGTATTACTTAAATTCATTTGGCTGATCTCGTAAGCGGTTAACACTCCATCTTCGCCGGAAACTAACGAACGCTCGCTATGCCATCCGGCATTACCACCAGCTAAAATTAACCCGGATCTCAACATGGAATGCTCACTCATTTTGAATGGTGATTCATGGCTTCCCATTGATGACAGCAAATAATCATTTCTTCTTTTCACGTCAGGATAAAAATATCCGTGTGTAGCCAGATGAATGATATGGGGAGAATGCGCACCCATTTCACCCAACTTCTTAAATTGATGTTCAGATCCACTGGTATCGATTTTTAAATCAGGAATTAATCCTGCACTTTTTAGAATGTTTTCAATTGCCATGACTTCGCGTTCGCTTCCTGGTAAATAATTCCAAAAACTTTCGTATGAAGTCTTTTGGTTTGTGTTGATATCTTGTTTCGATCTCAAAGCCAGATTTTGTTTCCAATCTGTTGAAAACGTATCGGGATCGTAACGAATTCCTCCAAACAATACTGCCGTTAGACTTTCCTCTTTTACGGATTGGAAAAACCAATTGTCTGCTGCTGTTTAAACGTATCAAATCAAACCGATCTCCCAGACTTTCCTGATCAGTTATGGGTAGTGCATCCATATTGATCCGATGTAATAAACCTACCGGAGAATAATATATTTTCTTAATGTCCTGAAGATGATGCTCCATCGGTTTCCACAAGATGTCATATAAACTTATTGGTCGCTGATCATTTGCACGAGCACCCCTGTCTGTCAGATTATACAATCGATTCACATAATCTGCTTTCTTTTCTGAATGAGTATTTAACAGATTCAAGATCATTGTTTCATTAAAAGAGGCACAAATTTCGGAAATGAATTGCCGGGTAAAAGAATCAACGCTGCGTAAAACGAACTATCAGAATTTTCGTTCGCTTGATTAAATTCATATTGAATAAATTCGAGTGCGGCTTCGTTTGGTTTTAATTTCTGCTGCACATGCTGCCACTTGATCTGTTTGGTTACATTTCCATAATCTTTCATAGATCTGGCTAATTCCTTTTCTCTAAGTTCAATCTGACTTTCAATTTGAGCAATCTGGTTGGAGTCCCGCTCTGCAAGAGGTTGCAAATAAAGGTCGCCGAGGGATCTGTGCATAGCTCTGAGTTCGGATATCGATTCGGAATAGGTTCCATCTGAATCGGATAATTTTCTTAAATGAGCGGCAGCTTGCATCAGAAAACCTTTCTGAAATATAATATTGTCAAAACTTACAGCATTTATGTGTTCCGAGGGTGCGATCTGATTAAAACAAAATTGATCGTTTACACTTTTAGAAAAAATATTCATATAATTAGCTAACTCCCGTTCTGACAAGTGATATACAGCTTTGCCCAATAGTTTAGAATCCAATATTGATATTTCCGCATATACTGCTTCAGCTTTTTCAGTTTTATTTGTTTTTGTATAAAGTTCAGCGATCATACGGAGAGTCTGAACATAATCAGGGTGTTCATTTCCCAATACTTTTCTTCTGATCATCTGCGTTTTTAATAAGCTGGCCTCACATTTTTCAAACTCGCCCATTGCCAGATAGAGCGTCGAAAGGGTATATAAACTATTTGCAAATTGTGGGTGTTCGGGACCCAATTTCTTTTCTTCAATACTTTGAGCTTCTAAGAATAATAATTCGGCCCGTTGATATTTATTTTGCCGAGCAAGTGCTAAAGCCAGATTATTAAGGCTTGCCGCATAATCCGGATGATCAGACCAAGAGCTTTTTTAAAAAGTGTCGTCACTTCCTCCAGGAGAGATTCAGCCTTTTCCAGTTGCCCGGTATGAGAATATAACAAAGCCATATTGTGAAGGCTTTGAACATATTCCGGATGTTCTTTCCCAAAAACCTGGAGTCTGATTTGTCCAGACTCTTGATAAAGACTCTCTGCATTTACAAAATTAGCCATAGCCTCATATAATATAGCCAAATTGTTCAGACTTTGAGCATACTCCAGATGTTGCTTCCCAAAGACTTGTTCTCTGATCTGAATAGCTTCCCTGTATAATTTTTCAGCTTCTTCATAATTACCCAGATGTTTGTGCAAAACTGCCAGATTGTTAATACAGGAAGCGTAGTATGGGTGATTTGTACCGAACAATTTTACCCAAATAGATTTTGACTCCTGATACAGGATTTGTGCTTTTTCCAAATGGCCCATCGAAAAATACAGAGCCGCCATATTGTTCAGAGTTGAGGCATAATCCGGGTGTTCCTTTCCAAAATAATTTTCCCTAATAGTTTTCGCTTCCAGATGCAATTTTTCAGCTTCTCTATATCTCCCCATTTCCTTATAAATTGCAGCCAGATTATTCAGACTCCACGCATAATCCGGATGTTCTTTCCCCAATACTTTTTCGCGAATGGTTTTAGATCTCAAATACCATTCCTCCGCTTCAATAAACTTTCCCATAAAATCCAAGATCCTGCCCTTATTAAAACAAGAAGCAGCATAACCTGCTGAATGTTCTCCCAAAAAATTGTGTGCCAAAGAATCTGCCTGTTGATGTACGCTCCAGGCATTGTCAAAATCCCCTTTCCCGGTAAATCCCCGGCTCACCTTAATGAGGCTATCTATTTGTTTAACGATGAAGGTGTCCTGCTCTTGTGTGTAAGCCCAAATTGGGGTCGTCAGAAAAATAACTAAAAATTTATTGATCATTATAATTCTTGTAATTGTTTTGTAAATATACTTTGCATCTCAAGACTCTCTGGAACTTGAAAATAAAAGATAAACGAAATTTAAAAGTTTAAGATTTATTCAAATATTTGAATAAAATTAATCATAAGTTTTAATTTTTCACAAAAACGGAGTTTATTCAATTCATACAAAACCGGCCCGAATCCAGCATGAGAGTGGGTGTGGGTGTGAGTGTGCGGATTTAACAGTAGTTTTTTGCATTGTTTAGACATACCAAATTTTCCACAGCGAGCTCCGCCGAGCTTGATTTTGAGGCTTACGTAAAGTCTATTCTATCAAAACAAACCCAGCCCACTGATATGGATCAAATCCTAAGTCCCGCAATTCCTTTTGTGCCGCATGAAATGCATCCGGTATCGACATCTTCTTTTCGCCGGTTGGCGAACCTTCGGCTTCCAGCCATTTCTTGTAAAATGTGATCATCAGCATCGAAGTTTGTTTGTCGGGGACCTGCCACAGACTCATAATAATGTATTTGGCTCCGGCGATTTTAAAAGCACGCTGCAAACCGTACACGCCTTCGTTGCCCTGGATGTCTCCCAGTCCGGTTTCGCAGGCAGAGAGCACAACAAGTTCGGTATTTGATAAATTCATCTGACTGATCTCATAGGCAGTTAACACTCCATCTTCACCTTCACCTAACGGTCGTTTGCCTTGCCATCCAGCATTACCTCCGGATAAAATCAAGCCTGAACGCAACATTGGATGCTCGCTCATTTTAAATATGGGCTCATTATTGCCAACTTCCTTTTGGGCATCCGGAAAGAAATATCCATGTGTCGCTATATGAAGAAAATTAGGTGATGGACTTTGAATTCCCAAAGTTTTGAAATAAGCCTCCGTAGCTTCATTTTTGGTTTTTAATTGTGCTTGCATTCCTACACCTAAAAAAATCTGATGTATGGCTTTTACTTCTTTTTCAGTTCCCGGCAAGGAATTCCAGCTTCCCCCTCTCAGAGTGGAATCTATATTGGCAAATCGATTGGATGTATTGCTATGACTTACAATCAAGTTTTTTGAACTAAACTGCAAAGAATCCAGATCAAATATTAATCCACCCAACAACAAGGCCGTTTGTCCTGTTCGGTTTTTTAACTCAGGGATAACCAATTGACGGGTACTGTTCATACTCCTTAATTGATAGCGGTCAGCCAGCATTTCATTTTCATTGATAGAGATCGCTCCCATTTGAATGCGATGTAAAAGTCCAGTAACAGAAAAATAAATTGTCTTTTCCCCTTCCAATTCTTTTTCAAGGGGTTTCCAGATGAGTTCGTACAAAGACCGACCGCGTTCTTGATTGGTATGCGCACCGCGATTGGCAAGAGTATAAATTTGATTCACGTAATCAGCTTTACGACTAGCTTTACTTTGAAACAGGCTGTCCAGTGAACTTTCTTCAAACAATGGAACAAAAATCGGTTGATTTTCTGTTTTGTTTTTTGCCTTTAAAACAATAGCCGCATACATGATTTTATCGGTTAAATTACCTCTTTCATAATACGGATACTTCACAAATTCTATCGATACCTCGCCCGGCGCCAAGGCCTCTTGAACTGCCTGCCATCCGGTCTGCTGGATGGCCAGATCATATTCCTTCAAATGTCTTGAAATAGCTTTTTCCAATTCATTGGATTGTGCTTCCAAAACATCTACATTTGTTCTGGCAAGAATAGGTTTGGCATATTCAGCTGAAAGCTGGCGACCTATTACTTTGAGTTTATTCAATATTTCACTTATCGTAGAATCCGATTGCGCTAATCGGCTTATATGTAATTTTGCGTTTAATAAAAATCCCTTAAAAAACAACAAACGGTCATAAGCCAAACCTGAAACTGTTGATTGTCTGCCAGTTTTTTCACAATGTTGCTGTAAAAACGATAGCATTTGTGCCTGATGATTCCCATTTTTTATAAGAAATTTATTGAGTTCGCTTTCAGATAGATGGTGCATTGCTTTGATCGCCATTACTTTATCTAGCTCAAGCAACATGTCTGAGTAATCTACTGCTTTAGAATACTTATTCCAATTCCAATACAGGTGAACCAGACTTTTTATACAAGATCCCATTTCCGGATGCTGCTTCCCAAATACTGCTTCAAAAATTCTTTTAACTTCGATTAAATAAGCCTCTGCTTTTTCATATTTTCCTCTTTTAATACTAACCAAAGCAAGATTTTTTAACCCTGTTGCAAAATCCGGATGTTCTATACCCAGAATTTTTTCTCTGATTTTATTGCATTCTAAAAAGAGATTTTCTGCCTCATCCAATTCATTTAGTTGAAGGTGAAAATTTGCAAGACTACTCAAACTGGATGCATAATCCAAATGTTTCTTTCCTAACACTTTTTCCCTTAATATTTTCGATTCCAGGAAAAAAGCTTTCGCTTGCTTGAAATCTCTTTTATCCTGATACAAAAGGGCTAGATTATTAAGACAGCTGGCATAATCCGGATGATGCTTTCCAAGCATTTTCTCCCGAATGGATTTGACTTCAATATATAATTCCTCAGCCCTTTCATAATTGGTCATCTCCCAATAAATGGCCGCCAGATTATTTAGGCTTACATTCAACTCAGCCTGCTCTTTAGAAGACCATTTTCTCAATATTGAAATCGCCTCCTGGTAAAAGGCCTCGGCTTTATCGTAATTGCCCATTACCATGTGTAAATTTGCAAGGTTGTTTAATACACTTGCAAAAGCAGTGCTTTGTGCTCCTGATGTTTGTTTTCTTATTTCCTTGGATTCCAAATATAACTTTTCGGCTTTTTCAAATTGCGCCATTTTGACATACAGGTTTGCCAAATTATTGAGACTTCCACTATAATCAGGATGCCAGGAGCCAAGAACACTTTCGCGAATACTTTTCGCTCGTAAGTAGTACTCCTCCGCTAAATCGAATCTGCCCAGTTCAAGATATATAGCGCCCAAATTATTCAAACTCCATGCATAATCCGGATGGTTTTCTCCCAGCAAACTACCCCGGATATTTTTCGATAAAATATAGCAGGACTCTGCCTCAATGTAATTTCCTTTAAATCGATTTATCCGTCCTTTTTGAAAATATACATTTCCATAAGCGATGGAATGTTTTCCTAAGTATTTTTCAGCATAATCCTCTGCCCTTTTACAATCCTGCAAGGCCTGGTCATACTCCATATGGGAAACATGATCCCTGGTTTTTATTAACAAACTATCTATTCTCTGGACAATGCTTAATGTATCGATAGTCTGACACGCTAATCCGGAACAGAAACAAAATATAATAACCACAAGTGCTTTTGAAATATTCATACTCAATTCTCTTCAACATGTTGAAACCCCTTTCATTTCAGGTTAAATGGAGTTTACATGATCTCCAAATATAATCAAGTAGCCAAAAAACATATTTTCATTTAAAGGCAGCTTTACTCTGATTACTCATCACCGATATATCCTAAAGTAACGCAGGGAGCAATGTTGTTACTGTTTGAGTTATCCGGAAAATCAGGACATCCTGTGATACCACAAGGCATTTCATTAAAGGAAATTATTTGGATATTTCCAACAATTCTCGGGAATATGATCGCTGAAAAATCTGCATTTCTAACTTTATAAAATGCATCCGCAACAATACTTATCCCATAATCTCTTCCAGGGAATATACGCTGATCGTTCACTGGTATATAATACTCCTGATGCTTCGATTTGGATTCAATGTCCAATTCTGTAATTAAACTCTTTGAATACAGATTATAAAACTTCACCCGGAAATGACCAACACGAGGCAATTTAATTCCAATTTTGCTGATGACTCCCGGTTTCAATGGAGTAAATCTGAAGCCATATTCCCATACATTAGTAGCCATTTCGATGGTATCGATTTTTGTCCCTTCCAGTTCCAGCAAACTTAATATCGGATTTTCTTCCACGCTGTGGTAATCCTTTTGGTCACAAGCCCAACTACTGATCAATATAACCAGAAGAAGGATTGATGTGTTTATTTTAATATCACTGCTATATTCCATTAAACGAAATATTAGTTTCTATCATGTTTTATTATTAAGGGGACTTCTATTTATTAAAAAAGTTCGTTTCATTTGTTCAAATGATATTCATTTAAACTTCAAAGGCTACAATGGAGCTTTTGCAAGCAAGGTTTTTCAACAATTTCGATTCGGTTTTCAACAATTTCGTGAATTTATTTGTGATTTTTCAGTTCCAGGGCACACTATGCCCATGCTACTTTTCTTTTTAGTTGGATAATCCGGAATAAATTATATGTTATGTTTGTCAGTCCAATTTGAAAAGAAGATCTTACTTTACCTATGCATCGTAATTTCATTTTTCCAAACATCGTGGTGATACAACCAAATACATGTTCAACTCGTGCACGTGTTCTTGATAAGTTCGTATTTCTGTCTTGCTCCCTGTCGTTTAATGGACGGTTTCTTCTTCCTTTCTGATTTATACAAGGTATCATCCCTTTCTTCCGGATTCGTTCTCGGAAATCCCAGCTTGCCGAATCTCCATATAAGCGTTTTCCTTTATCCCGTTTTTCTATCAATACATCCGTCATTTCACCATCATAAACATTCGCAGGGGTTATTTCATAGTTGGTAATCAGTTTGGTGTTTTTATCGATCTTCACATGATCTTTATAGCCGTAGGCTTTGCGATTATGGTGCTTTACCCAGCGGGCATCGGAATCTTTTTGTCTTCCAATATTTGGGTTGTCCTCCCATTCTTGTGGTATTTGCCCATTCTTTATTAAGTCATTATCCTCTTTACTATTGCGGTTAATTTCGCTTTCTACAATATGAGCATCTACAATACTACCCTTATTTATTATTACCCTATTCTGGTGTAATAGTTGATCCAGTTTTTTGAATAACCTTTTATCCGCCTTCTTTAAACTCAATTCATTCTTGAACGACCAGATTGTTCTTGCGTCAGGAATCTGATCCGTTCCTCGTATTCCTAAAAATAATTTAAAACTTGTCCTGTCTGCTATTTGGAATTCCATTGATTCATCACTTAAATCATATATTCTTTGAACAATTAATAACTTGAACATCATCACTACATCATAAGATGGCCTGCCGGGACCTTCTCCCGTTCTTTTAACAATTTTTTCCAGCTCCTTTCGAAAATATTCAAATCTGATGTAATCGTTAAGCTTAGCTAATGGATCTTTATCAAAAGAACGAAGTTTTTCAACAAGCGCATCCCACTCAAATAGCTCAAGTTGTTGCTTTGGTGTAATGATTTTGGCCATATAGAATTTTTCCCAAAAGATAGGTATTTTTATGAATATTTAGAAGTCCCCTTAACATCTTGTTGCAACTAAGCAACGAAATCTTATTCACTCAAGACAGTACTATAAACTTCAAAATATTTCAGGTATAATAATCAACAGATGCAAATCAAAAGCTGTAAAATATAACAGGATCATCGCATGATACAAGAAACGCTTACCACTGGAATGATATTCTCCAATTTTCTATCCTCATTGAAAGAAGCCCGCATGGCATAATTAAGTATGACATTCCTGCTAAAACGCCAATCCCCCCCAAAAGAAATGAAACTGCTATTACGTAGAACATGACGAGTAAAATTTACAGGTGCAAAGACTTCAGTGAAAAAATTATATCTTGAATTGCCGTAGCGAAAGTTTATTCCGCAATCAAATTGGTATACACTTTCATTTATTAAAATATTTCGCTCACTTGTTAGCCTTGCTATCCCGCTCATAAGTATATTCTTTCCGAATCCTTTACTTCCATTTAACCAAATTCCCCAAGTTGTCCGAACTTTACTTAAATTTTTGAATTTGAGTAAACTGCTATCTCTACTATCATAATCAAATGCTTGCCCAAAAGCTAAATCAATATAGCTGCTGTTCCATTTCTCAGCCTTATACAAATCGACAATCTTCTTCATGCGCTCGATATAGGAATGATCCAAATTGTTGAGTTCAATGTCCAAAGCTTTAATGTCATCTTTTAACTGATATTTTTCCTCTAAATCTTTAGTTTCAGCCATTTTCTTTTTTTGCTGCTTGATTTGATCTTTCAATTTGCTTTTGTCATCATCGTACTCTTTAATGACATTTTTGAAAATATTCTTATCTTCGAGAGGCTCGAATTGCCTGTATAAATTAATTTTAACAGCGTATGCAAAACTGCGTATGCGCCAATTATTTTCCAGATTTACAACAGAGTCTTTTCCTTCCGAATCCATGAAATGAATGGTTTTGGTTTCCAGCTCATTATTTCCGTCAACTGTTCCGAAGGAGAGGTCCAATCCGGACAAAAGTTTCAAAAAGTCAGAACGTTTGTAATAATTCTTTAATTTTCTTGGTGTATTAAAATATATTTCATTGAAAGGTTGGGTTTGGATTGCTAAATTTGGAGTAAGGCCATAACTTTTAAAAGACCAATCCACTTTAAAATTACGAAGATTAGAAGGCTTAGGTACCAAGCTGGGATTGACACCCAATAAATCGAAAGCAGGGGAGACCGGTATGGAAAATTCAGGAGCATAACTGATGTAATTTGCCGTTTGTTCCTCCATCTGACTTTCTGCCTGCGACTGTCCAGTGTTAACTGAAAGGAAGATTGCGAATGCCTGCAACAGTATGACAGGCATTCGCTTCTTATTTTTGAAAGGAATTTTGATTACATCCACCGATAAACTATAAATAGATTTAGTAAACGAATACATAATCAGCTTTTCTTTTGAGTTCCACCCGGCAAAATGGTTTTAATATCCTTTGATTTATTCTTTGGCGGAGCTACAGGCATCGGTACACAATGGTCTTTAAAATCACATGCATAGCGTTTGCAACCAATTGTAAGTTGTTGATTCGTGCATTTGATGCAAATCATGGTATCCAGGTTTAAGGTGTCGCATGATTTGGTGTAGAGTTTTTGTTTGTTTATAGATTGGTTAAAACCGCTTGTAAGAAATGTAATTTGGATAAAAAAAGTAAAGAATAATTGTTTCATTAAATTTAGGGGACTTCTATTTATTAAAAAAGTTCGTTTCATTTGTTCAAATGATATTCATTTAAACTTCAAAGGCTACAATGGAGCTTTTGCAAGCAAGGTTTTTCAACAATTTCGATCCGGTTTTCAACAATTTCGTGAATTTATTTGTGATTTTTCAGTTCCGGGCACACTATGCCCATGCTACTTTTCTTTTTAGTTGGATAATCCGGAATAAATTATATGTTATGTTTGTCAGTCCAATTTGAAAAGAAGATCTTACTTTACCTATGCATCGTAATTTCATTTTTCCAAACATCGTGGTGATACAACCAAATACATGTTCAACTCGTGCACGTGTTCTTGATAAGTTCGTATTTCTGTCTTGCTCCCTGTCGTTTAATGGACGGTTTCTTCTTCCTTTCTGATTTATACAAGGTATCATCCCTTTCTTGGATTCGTTCTCGGAAATCCCAGCTTGCCGAATCTCCATATAAGCGTTTTCCTTTATCCCGTTTTTCTATCAATACATCCGTCATTTCACCATCATAAACATTCGCAGGGGTTATTTCATAGTTGGTAATCAGTTTGGTGTTTTTATCGATCTTCACATGATCTTTATAGCCGTAGGCTTTGCGATTATGGTGCTTTACCCAGCGGGCATCGGAATCTTTTTGTCTTCCAATATTTGGGTTGTCCTCCCATTCTTGTGGTATTTGCCCATTCTTTATTAAGTCATTATCCTCTTTACTATTGCGGTTAATTTCGCTTTCTACAATATGAGCATCTACAATACTACCCTTATTTATTATTACCCTATTCTGGTGTAATAGTTGATCCAGTTTTTTGAATAACCTTTTATCCGCCTTCTTTAAACTCAATTCATTCTTGAACGACCAGATTGTTCTTGCGTCAGGAATCTGATCCGTTCCTCGTATTCCTAAAAATAATTTAAAACTTGTCCAGTCTGCTATTTGGAATTCCATTGATTCATCACTTAAATCATATATTCTTTGAACAATTAATAACTTGAACATCATCACTACATCATAAGATGGCCTGCCGGGACCTTCTCCCGTTCTTTTAACAATTTTTTCCAGCTCCTTTCGAAAATATTCAAATCTGATGTAATCGTTAAGCTTAGCTAATGGATCTTTATCAAAAGAACGAAGTTTTTCAACAAGAGCATCCCACTCAAATAGCTCAAGTTGTTGCTTTGGTGTAATGATTTTGGCCATATAGAATTTTTCCCAAAAGATAGGTATTTTTATGAATATTTAGAAGTCCCCTTTATGATAATTATTATTTTTGAAATCTAATTTAAAATTGTAGAAACTGTAAATCCTGACATCGGCGGAATTTTTGCTGTTGTTTTAATAATTCCTCTGCATTGCAACCAGCATCTGTCCCATTTTTCTTGTTTTCGTAAACAGTCATCGCTTTTGAGATCCCCACTTCTACAAAAAGGTAATTTTGCACACTTTTCGCATGGATCTGGTTTCTTTGGATTTGGGTTAGGTTTTGGCTTAGGTCCAGTAATTCTTGCTAAAATGAACACATCATTTGAACTATGAACTGGAAAAAAGGATAGTTCAGATTCACTTGACATTGCAATGTATGTTCTGTATTGACCGGATTGTAAATAATTTAATTCAATATTTTCATGAATTTCAGATTTTAACCCGCTTATTTTATTAAAATTGTGTGCGTTCGCTATGCATGAATTAATTTGAGAATTGCTAATTGGTAAGAATTGATAATTGTTATTTGACCCTAAATAATAATTTGCACAATTTTTAATCAATTTCTTATCTTGACAAAATGTAAAAATTGAAAACTCTTTTATTATATTATCAGTTTTTTTTAAATATTGATTTTTCCCTTCAACAGTGATAGGGCTTTGACTGAATAATAGTTTTGCAAATGCAAAAAGTATAAAAGTTAGATAATATTGTTTCATATTCTTAGTTTATATTTTAATTGAAATTGGTTTTACAAGAATTCCCTTAAGTTCAATTTGAATTTTTTTAACATATTTATCACATATGGCAGCACAACCTATATAGCTAATATTGCAACCATCCCAGCATTCATTACCAATTTGGGATGCCTTAATACAGTCATCCCAACACATTATTTTAGTTTCATAGCAGTCCCCTCTGCATGCAATGTTTTCTGGCGAAGATGATCTTCCAATAGACTTAATTGGGGCGGTGTATTCTATTATATTTAAATTTTTTCCATGACCAATGAAATATGCAACCGAATTATTTCTATACAGCACAG includes:
- a CDS encoding CHAT domain-containing protein; protein product: MRSKQDINTNQKTSYESFWNYLPGSEREVMAIENILKSAGLIPDLKIDTSGSEHQFKKLGEMGAHSPHIIHLATHGYFYPDVKRRNDYLLSSMGSHESPFKMSEHSMLRSGLILAGGNAGWHSERSLVSGEDGVLTAYEISQMNLSNTELVVLSACETGLGDIQGNEGVYGLQRAFKIAGAKYIIMSLWQVPDKQTSLLMTTFYKKWLEHKMTIPEAFRAAQKELRDMGFDPYQWAGFVLIE
- a CDS encoding tetratricopeptide repeat protein, with amino-acid sequence MGPEHPQFANSLYTLSTLYLAMGEFEKCEASLLKTQMIRRKVLGNEHPDYVQTLRMIAELYTKTNKTEKAEAVYAEISILDSKLLGKAVYHLSERELANYMNIFSKSVNDQFCFNQIAPSEHINAVSFDNIIFQKGFLMQAAAHLRKLSDSDGTYSESISELRAMHRSLGDLYLQPLAERDSNQIAQIESQIELREKELARSMKDYGNVTKQIKWQHVQQKLKPNEAALEFIQYEFNQANENSDSSFYAALILLPGNSFPKFVPLLMKQ
- a CDS encoding tetratricopeptide repeat-containing protein, giving the protein MINKFLVIFLTTPIWAYTQEQDTFIVKQIDSLIKVSRGFTGKGDFDNAWSVHQQADSLAHNFLGEHSAGYAASCFNKGRILDFMGKFIEAEEWYLRSKTIREKVLGKEHPDYAWSLNNLAAIYKEMGRYREAEKLHLEAKTIRENYFGKEHPDYASTLNNMAALYFSMGHLEKAQILYQESKSIWVKLFGTNHPYYASCINNLAVLHKHLGNYEEAEKLYREAIQIREQVFGKQHLEYAQSLNNLAILYEAMANFVNAESLYQESGQIRLQVFGKEHPEYVQSLHNMALLYSHTGQLEKAESLLEEVTTLFKKALGLIIRIMRQALIIWL
- a CDS encoding CHAT domain-containing protein, whose amino-acid sequence is MNISKALVVIIFCFCSGLACQTIDTLSIVQRIDSLLIKTRDHVSHMEYDQALQDCKRAEDYAEKYLGKHSIAYGNVYFQKGRINRFKGNYIEAESCYILSKNIRGSLLGENHPDYAWSLNNLGAIYLELGRFDLAEEYYLRAKSIRESVLGSWHPDYSGSLNNLANLYVKMAQFEKAEKLYLESKEIRKQTSGAQSTAFASVLNNLANLHMVMGNYDKAEAFYQEAISILRKWSSKEQAELNVSLNNLAAIYWEMTNYERAEELYIEVKSIREKMLGKHHPDYASCLNNLALLYQDKRDFKQAKAFFLESKILREKVLGKKHLDYASSLSSLANFHLQLNELDEAENLFLECNKIREKILGIEHPDFATGLKNLALVSIKRGKYEKAEAYLIEVKRIFEAVFGKQHPEMGSCIKSLVHLYWNWNKYSKAVDYSDMLLELDKVMAIKAMHHLSESELNKFLIKNGNHQAQMLSFLQQHCEKTGRQSTVSGLAYDRLLFFKGFLLNAKLHISRLAQSDSTISEILNKLKVIGRQLSAEYAKPILARTNVDVLEAQSNELEKAISRHLKEYDLAIQQTGWQAVQEALAPGEVSIEFVKYPYYERGNLTDKIMYAAIVLKAKNKTENQPIFVPLFEESSLDSLFQSKASRKADYVNQIYTLANRGAHTNQERGRSLYELIWKPLEKELEGEKTIYFSVTGLLHRIQMGAISINENEMLADRYQLRSMNSTRQLVIPELKNRTGQTALLLGGLIFDLDSLQFSSKNLIVSHSNTSNRFANIDSTLRGGSWNSLPGTEKEVKAIHQIFLGVGMQAQLKTKNEATEAYFKTLGIQSPSPNFLHIATHGYFFPDAQKEVGNNEPIFKMSEHPMLRSGLILSGGNAGWQGKRPLGEGEDGVLTAYEISQMNLSNTELVVLSACETGLGDIQGNEGVYGLQRAFKIAGAKYIIMSLWQVPDKQTSMLMITFYKKWLEAEGSPTGEKKMSIPDAFHAAQKELRDLGFDPYQWAGFVLIE
- a CDS encoding IS5 family transposase, whose amino-acid sequence is MAKIITPKQQLELFEWDALVEKLRSFDKDPLAKLNDYIRFEYFRKELEKIVKRTGEGPGRPSYDVVMMFKLLIVQRIYDLSDESMEFQIADRTSFKLFLGIRGTDQIPDARTIWSFKNELSLKKADKRLFKKLDQLLHQNRVIINKGSIVDAHIVESEINRNSKEDNDLIKNGQIPQEWEDNPNIGRQKDSDARWVKHHNRKAYGYKDHVKIDKNTKLITNYEITPANVYDGEMTDVLIEKRDKGKRLYGDSASWDFRERIRKKGMIPCINQKGRRNRPLNDREQDRNTNLSRTRARVEHVFGCITTMFGKMKLRCIGKVRSSFQIGLTNITYNLFRIIQLKRKVAWA